ATATTGCGTATCAGAGAAGTGTTCATCGAAACACCTTTTATTGGTACAGCCCTGTTGAACGAACAAGCAAAGGGATAAAAGTATTAATGAATACCCGCAGAAGTTCCTTAATACCGATCCCTTTTATCAATAAATTTTTAAATTAGCGAAGAAACTGAATCGTAACACTAACAAACAAAAGCATCAACTCATGAAAAAAATTGTTTTGCTCCTGATGGTTGCAACCATCGCCTTTGCTGGCTGTAAAAATCAATCGAAAAAAGCGAATGACGAAAAAGCTACTGCTGAAAAAGTAGAAAAGAGTGCACCCGCTCCCCTCAACACGTTAACTGATCAAGAAAAGAAAGACGGTTGGGTTCTGTTGTTCGACGGAAAAACCTCTGATGGCTGGCGCGGATATAAAAAAGATCACTTCCCGGCAGGTTGGGAAGTTGCTGACGGAACACTGCATTGCATCGGCTCCGGTCGTGGAGAAGCCGGTGCAGTTGACGGCGGAGACATCATTTATGATAAAAAGTTCGGCAACTTTGACCTAAAGCTTGACTGGAAAATTTCGGAAGGTGGAAACTCAGGTATCATGTATCTCGGACAGGAAACCAAAGATCACATTTGGGAAACTGCTCCTGAAATGCAAATTCTGGACAACGAGCGTCACCCCGATGCCAAATTGGGTAAAGACGGAAACCGTCAGGC
This Prolixibacter sp. NT017 DNA region includes the following protein-coding sequences:
- a CDS encoding DUF1080 domain-containing protein, producing the protein MKKIVLLLMVATIAFAGCKNQSKKANDEKATAEKVEKSAPAPLNTLTDQEKKDGWVLLFDGKTSDGWRGYKKDHFPAGWEVADGTLHCIGSGRGEAGAVDGGDIIYDKKFGNFDLKLDWKISEGGNSGIMYLGQETKDHIWETAPEMQILDNERHPDAKLGKDGNRQAGSLYDLIPAKPQNAKPAGEWNSIEIISYKGTIVHKQNGETVVEYHLWTPEWNKLVADSKFPALNPDWANVATEGYIGLQDHGDDVWFRNIKIKEL